The following coding sequences are from one Egicoccus sp. AB-alg6-2 window:
- a CDS encoding chloride channel protein: MLGLGATTGLATGVVVWLLISSIELVQRLAWSAQVPTWQLLVVPTLGGLVVGLLVWRVVPESSGGGVVPTMESLAIRGGRLSRRIPLAGTAATSIALGTGASGGREGPIVLIGGSIGSAVGRAMHLDEDRMRSLVAAGAAAGIGATFNAPIGGMLFAIELLLGGLRRAGSLQVVVVASVVSAVTARQLVGESLPIFQAQRGFGLGEPVELLLYAGLGLAAVAVAFGFRRGEDAARQSFARLRRRIGMPLTVAVGGFGVGLVALVFPQVLGEGAHLPGVAGTREPIQAMLDGRIGSTWTAAALLLALLVAKLVATLLSVGSGSAVGTFAPTLFTGAALGAAFGIAATQMLGAEAAQPGAFALVGMAAVFAATARAPLTAILIVFELTGSYDLVLPLMLAVGIAMFVTELLGWDSLYLHQLRQRGVVFGQVDDLDVLQTVTVGEVMSPAPDNVVRQDQDLDAVRRRLVETGAHGLVVVDDRQRLVGVVAVSDLTRDGETAGEVCTRRALTVTAADPAFRAVRRMASLDVGRLPVIDPQSRQVVGVLRRSDVVRAYQRGISRSLGAQQRAASGRLRDLAGVGFVELVLQPGSPVAGSAVREVPWPERSVLTSVRRNGEVVVPRGDTVLEPGDELVVLTGHGDQLRDLVAPEPAPAPSTARDAT; this comes from the coding sequence ATGCTCGGACTGGGTGCCACGACCGGACTGGCGACCGGTGTGGTGGTGTGGCTGCTGATCAGCAGCATCGAACTGGTGCAGCGGCTCGCCTGGTCGGCGCAGGTGCCGACCTGGCAGCTGCTGGTCGTGCCGACACTGGGCGGGCTGGTCGTCGGCCTCCTGGTCTGGCGCGTCGTCCCCGAGAGCAGCGGCGGCGGCGTCGTACCGACGATGGAGTCCCTGGCGATCCGGGGTGGCCGACTCTCGCGCCGCATCCCGCTCGCGGGCACCGCGGCCACCAGCATCGCGTTGGGCACGGGCGCATCCGGAGGACGTGAGGGACCCATCGTGCTGATCGGTGGCTCGATCGGCTCCGCCGTGGGGCGCGCGATGCACCTCGACGAGGACCGGATGCGGTCGCTCGTGGCCGCCGGCGCCGCCGCCGGCATCGGCGCGACCTTCAACGCCCCCATCGGCGGCATGTTGTTCGCCATCGAGTTGCTGCTCGGCGGGCTGCGCCGCGCCGGGTCGCTGCAGGTGGTGGTCGTCGCCTCGGTGGTCAGTGCCGTCACCGCGCGACAACTCGTGGGCGAGAGCCTGCCGATCTTCCAGGCCCAGCGTGGGTTCGGCCTCGGCGAGCCGGTCGAGCTGCTGTTGTACGCCGGGCTGGGCCTGGCGGCGGTCGCGGTGGCCTTCGGGTTCCGTCGCGGCGAGGACGCCGCCCGTCAGTCGTTCGCCCGGCTGCGGCGGCGGATCGGGATGCCGCTGACCGTGGCGGTCGGCGGCTTCGGGGTCGGACTCGTCGCCCTCGTGTTCCCCCAGGTCCTGGGCGAGGGTGCTCATCTGCCCGGCGTCGCGGGAACCCGCGAGCCGATCCAGGCGATGCTCGACGGCCGCATCGGCAGCACCTGGACCGCCGCGGCACTGCTGCTGGCCCTGCTGGTCGCGAAGCTGGTGGCCACCCTGCTCTCCGTCGGCTCCGGCTCGGCGGTCGGCACGTTCGCACCGACGCTGTTCACCGGCGCTGCCCTCGGGGCCGCCTTCGGTATCGCGGCCACCCAGATGCTCGGTGCGGAAGCGGCCCAGCCGGGCGCCTTCGCCCTCGTCGGCATGGCGGCGGTCTTCGCGGCGACCGCCCGGGCGCCACTGACCGCCATCCTGATCGTGTTCGAGCTCACCGGCAGCTACGACCTCGTGCTCCCCCTGATGCTGGCCGTCGGGATCGCGATGTTCGTCACCGAGCTGCTGGGATGGGACTCGCTGTACCTGCACCAACTCCGGCAGCGCGGCGTGGTCTTCGGCCAGGTCGACGACCTCGACGTCCTGCAGACCGTGACCGTCGGTGAGGTGATGTCGCCGGCGCCCGACAACGTCGTCCGGCAGGACCAGGACCTCGACGCCGTCCGACGTCGGCTGGTCGAGACCGGCGCACACGGGCTGGTGGTCGTCGACGATCGTCAGCGGCTCGTCGGCGTCGTCGCGGTCTCCGACCTGACCCGAGACGGCGAAACGGCCGGCGAGGTGTGCACCCGCAGGGCCCTGACGGTGACGGCCGCCGATCCGGCGTTCCGGGCGGTGCGACGTATGGCGAGCCTCGACGTCGGCCGGTTGCCGGTCATCGACCCGCAGAGCCGCCAGGTCGTCGGCGTCCTGCGTCGGTCCGACGTGGTCCGTGCCTACCAGCGCGGCATCTCGCGCAGCCTCGGCGCCCAGCAGCGTGCCGCCTCGGGACGGTTGCGTGACCTCGCCGGTGTCGGGTTCGTCGAGCTCGTACTGCAGCCGGGGTCACCGGTGGCCGGCAGCGCCGTACGCGAGGTGCCCTGGCCCGAACGCAGCGTGCTGACCAGCGTCCGCCGAAACGGCGAGGTCGTGGTTCCCCGCGGCGACACCGTGCTCGAGCCGGGCGACGAACTCGTCGTACTGACCGGCCACGGCGACCAGTTGCGCGATCTCGTCGCGCCCGAACCCGCGCCCGCACCCTCGACCGCCCGCGACGCCACTTGA